DNA from Desulfovibrio porci:
GCCGAAAGCCCGCGTGCCGTAGCCGCCGCCTCTGATATCGTCTTTTCCATAGTGGGCTTTCCCAAGGATGTGGAAGAAGTCATGCTGGGCGAGAACGGTGCGTTGCGCGGTCTGGCCAAGGGCGGCATCGTCTGCGATATGACCACCTCCAGCCCCGCCCTGGCCCGGCGCATCGCCGAGGCCGCGTCCGCCCAAGGCTGCGCCGCGCTGGACGCGCCCGTAACCGGCGGCGACGTGGGCGCGCGGGAAGCCCGTCTTTCCATCTTCGTGGGCGGCGACAAAGCGGCTTTTGAGCGCGCCGAACCCTGCCTCGCCAAGATGGGCCAACGCCTGCTGCACTGCGGCCCGGCCGGTTCCGGCCAGCAGGCCAAGCTGGCCAATCAGGTGGCTGTGGCCGGGGTGATGTTCAGCGTGTGCGAATCCCTGCTTTTCGCGCAGGAAGCGGGCCTGGACGTGGCCCAATGGCTGGAGCTGGTTGTGCCCGGCGCGGCGGGCAGCACGGCCATGGGCACACTGGGCCGCCGCCTGCTCAAGACCGACTACGCGCCCGGTTTCTTTATTGATCATTTCATCAAGGATCTGGGCCTCTGCCTGGAAGAATGCCGCCGCCTGCATCTGGTGCTGCCGGGCGTGACCCTGGCCGAGGAATTCTACCGCATGATGCAGGCCCAGGGCCGCGGCCGCCAGGGCACGCAGGCCCTGATCCAGTGTCTGGCCACGCTTTCCGGCAAGGAATGGCGTAAACACGAGTAACAGTATTCCGCGCCCGGTCGGCGGTGTTCCATTCTGAACCGTCGGCCGGGACGAGCATGCCGCGCCTGAGCCCTGTTGCTGTCGGGCTGTAACAACGCAGACAGACACCTTGTGAGGCCGTCATGCCCTTTTCCCCGCCTCGGAATCCGCTGGAAGATCCGGCCCTGGAGCCCTATCGGGACTTCCTGTTGCGCCGCAGCCGCCGCTTTACGGAAGAAATGCGGCGCATCACCGCACAATACGGCTCGTTGCGCGCCTATGCCAATTTGCATACCAGCCTGGGCCCGCACCGCGTCAGAAACGCCAGGGGCGTGGACTGCTGGCGCTGGCGCGAATACATGCCCCAGGCCGGAGCCGTCTGGCTGACCACGGACAAGCTGAACTTTCAGCGCCATGCCAGCCATCGCTTCCGGCGCAAGGAAGACGGCATCCTTGAGCTGATCCTGCCGCCGGATGCCCTGGCGCACGGCGACTACGTGGAACTGCGCGTTCAGCTCCCCGTGGCCCCGGACGGTTCGGACCCGGACGAATGCCGCCTGGGCGCGCCGCCGTTGCGCCGCGTTCCCGCCTTCGCCCAGTGGGTGGAACAAGACAAGGCCGTGCCCACCCAGTGGTGCGCGCGGCTTTGGGCTCCCGAGCAGCCCTACCGCTTCCGCCACCGCCGCCCCGGCGCGCCGGTCTTCCCGCGCATTTATGAGGCTCACGTGGGCATGGCGCAATCCTCCCTGACCCATCACGGCGAAAGCGTGGGCAGCTATGAGGAATTCAGCCGCTCCATCCTACCCCGGATCAAGGCCGACGGCTACACCGCCGTGCAGCTCATGGGCATTCTGGAGCACCCCCTGTACCGCTCCTTCGGCTATCAGGTCAGCAGCTATTTCGCGCCCA
Protein-coding regions in this window:
- a CDS encoding NAD(P)-dependent oxidoreductase encodes the protein MAEKLRIGWIGTGVMGSSMAGHLLAAGWPLTVYSRTKAKADALLAKGAQWAESPRAVAAASDIVFSIVGFPKDVEEVMLGENGALRGLAKGGIVCDMTTSSPALARRIAEAASAQGCAALDAPVTGGDVGAREARLSIFVGGDKAAFERAEPCLAKMGQRLLHCGPAGSGQQAKLANQVAVAGVMFSVCESLLFAQEAGLDVAQWLELVVPGAAGSTAMGTLGRRLLKTDYAPGFFIDHFIKDLGLCLEECRRLHLVLPGVTLAEEFYRMMQAQGRGRQGTQALIQCLATLSGKEWRKHE